A single window of Oreochromis aureus strain Israel breed Guangdong linkage group 7, ZZ_aureus, whole genome shotgun sequence DNA harbors:
- the slc25a1b gene encoding tricarboxylate transport protein B, mitochondrial, whose protein sequence is MSGQNTFVSPFHRPQCLAAAAPAGKAKLTHPGKAILAGGIAGGIEICITFPTEYVKTQLQLDEKANPPKYKGIVDCVKQTVKSHGVRGLYRGLSSLVYGSIPKAAVRFGMFEFLSNKMRDESGKLDSKRGFFCGLGAGVAEAVVVVCPMETIKVKFIHDQTSANPKYRGFFHGVREIIRSQGLKGTYQGLTATVLKQGSNQAIRFYVMTSLRNWYKGDDPNKAINPLITGLFGAIAGAASVFGNTPLDVIKTRMQGLEAHKYKSTVDCAVKILKHEGPLAFYKGTVPRLGRVCMDVAIVFIIYEEVVKLLNLVWKTD, encoded by the exons ATGTCTGGACAAAACACATTTGTCAGCCCGTTTCACAGACCCCAGTGTTTGGCTGCTGCAGCTCCGGCGGGGAAAGCCAAACTTACCCATCCTGGCAAGGCCATTTTGGCAG GTGGGATTGCAGGAGGCATAGAGATCTGCATCACCTTCCCAACAGAATATGTTAAAACACAACTGCAGCTAGATGAAAAGGCCAATCCTCCTAAATACAAAGGCATTG TTGACTGTGTGAAGCAGACAGTGAAAAGTCATGGTGTGAGGGGTCTTTACAGAGGTCTAAGCTCGCTGGTCTATGGCTCTATACCTAAAGCAGCTGTCAG ATTTGGGATGTTTGAGTTCCTCAGTAATAAGATGCGTGATGAGAGCGGCAAACTAGACAGCAAGCGAGGATTTTTCTGTGGCCTTGGAGCTGGAGTGGCAGAGGCTGTGGTTGTAGTCTGTCCTATGGAAACAattaag GTCAAATTCATCCATGATCAGACATCAGCAAATCCAAAGTACAGGGGATTTTTCCATGGGGTGAGGGAGATTATTAGATCACAAG GACTAAAGGGGACTTATCAAGGGTTAACAGCCACTGTCCTAAAACAAGGCTCAAACCAGGCCATCCGCTTCTATGTCATGACTTCACTAAGAAACTGGTACAAAG GTGATGACCCCAACAAAGCCATTAACCCTTTGATAACTGGACTGTTTGGAGCTATTGCCGGGGCTGCCAGTGTCTTCGGAAACACTCCCCTGGATGTCATTAAGACCAGAATGCAG GGCCTTGAAGCGCACAAGTACAAAAGCACAGTAGACTGTGCGGTCAAGATCCTGAAGCATGAGGGACCACTGGC GTTCTACAAAGGTACTGTGCCTCGGCTGGGTCGGGTGTGTATGGATGTCGCAATAGTCTTCATTATCTATGAGGAAGTTGTGAAGCTCCTGAACTTGGTTTGGAAGACGGACTGA